A single window of Syntrophus aciditrophicus SB DNA harbors:
- the mazG gene encoding nucleoside triphosphate pyrophosphohydrolase encodes MENSRIENRFIELVNVLRRLRSPDGCLWDRQQKKEDIGRYLLDESYEVLDAVASGGSEDLKEELGDLLFQILFLAQIAEESGEFGIADVLEEVTAKMIRRHPHVFGNREVGSVADIRANWEEIKKNEEKKYEHHESLLDKIPRSMPGLMRAQKITALASKVGFDWTEAQDVIAKIEEELDELKAAIRTGDREHITEETGDLFFSLVNLCRFFSMDAEQTLQRTILKFNARFYHIEKKLKERGKTPADASLEEMDKLWNEAKTASKE; translated from the coding sequence TTGGAAAATTCCCGCATTGAGAATCGTTTTATTGAACTGGTGAATGTTCTTCGCCGCCTCCGTTCGCCGGATGGCTGCCTCTGGGATCGGCAGCAGAAAAAAGAGGATATCGGCCGGTATCTCCTGGATGAATCCTATGAAGTGCTCGATGCCGTCGCTTCCGGAGGGTCTGAAGACCTGAAAGAGGAACTGGGCGATCTGCTGTTTCAGATTCTTTTTCTGGCACAGATTGCCGAAGAATCCGGTGAATTCGGCATCGCCGACGTACTCGAAGAGGTGACGGCGAAAATGATCCGCAGGCATCCCCATGTCTTTGGCAACCGTGAGGTGGGCAGTGTCGCCGATATCCGGGCAAACTGGGAGGAAATCAAAAAAAATGAAGAGAAAAAGTATGAACATCACGAAAGTCTTCTGGACAAGATACCCCGCTCGATGCCCGGCCTGATGCGCGCCCAGAAGATCACCGCACTGGCATCCAAAGTGGGGTTCGACTGGACGGAAGCACAGGACGTTATTGCCAAGATTGAAGAGGAACTCGACGAATTGAAAGCAGCGATAAGGACAGGTGACCGGGAGCATATTACAGAGGAAACGGGAGACCTTTTCTTTTCTCTAGTCAATCTCTGCCGTTTTTTTTCGATGGATGCCGAGCAGACCCTCCAGAGGACGATTCTCAAATTCAATGCTCGCTTTTATCATATCGAAAAGAAACTGAAAGAACGGGGGAAAACTCCCGCGGATGCATCACTGGAAGAGATGGATAAGTTATGGAACGAAGCCAAAACAGCGTCAAAGGAATAA
- a CDS encoding DUF2065 domain-containing protein has protein sequence MKFFLCVLGMVFIVEGLPYVAFPGKIKSCLLKLVTLPDSTLQAMGLFAMLTGVLLVYFGRG, from the coding sequence ATGAAGTTTTTTCTCTGTGTGCTCGGCATGGTCTTTATTGTCGAAGGACTGCCCTACGTCGCCTTTCCCGGAAAAATCAAATCCTGCCTCTTAAAGCTTGTCACCCTGCCGGATTCCACATTACAGGCAATGGGCCTGTTCGCCATGCTGACCGGCGTTCTTCTCGTTTACTTTGGGAGAGGCTGA
- the queA gene encoding tRNA preQ1(34) S-adenosylmethionine ribosyltransferase-isomerase QueA, translating to MKLQDFDYQLPQSRIAQSPCAKRDHARMMVLDRRIGSLEHRHFYDFPDFVRKGDVLVINDSKVIPARLSGRKETGSRIELLLLSRYSDSPAVPETDSTEWPFFRVGVEETWEALLKPGKRIRIGTSIFFDDHSRATVIERINEKKWLLTFNTALPFDLFLQRYGKAPLPPYIKREKKNAQMPEDRDRYQTIYARSPGSIAAPTAGFHFSEALFKTLRELEIVIAPVTLHVGFGTFTPIETEDVEDHVMEVESFSISPESSDKINSAERVIAVGTTSTRVLESAADEQGRVHPMSGQSRLFIYPGYRFKRVQALLTNFHLPKSSLFLLACAFAGKDRIQQAYATAIQEEYRFYSYGDCMLII from the coding sequence ATGAAGCTTCAAGACTTCGATTACCAGCTTCCCCAGTCCCGGATTGCTCAGAGCCCCTGCGCAAAGCGGGATCATGCCCGCATGATGGTTCTCGACCGCCGGATTGGAAGTCTGGAACATCGCCATTTTTATGATTTCCCGGATTTCGTCCGGAAAGGCGATGTCCTGGTCATCAATGACTCCAAAGTCATTCCGGCCCGTCTTTCCGGCAGAAAAGAGACGGGAAGCCGCATCGAACTCCTCCTGCTGTCCCGATACTCCGATTCTCCAGCGGTTCCCGAAACCGATTCCACGGAATGGCCTTTCTTTCGGGTGGGAGTTGAAGAAACATGGGAAGCCCTGCTCAAACCCGGGAAGCGGATCCGGATCGGGACAAGCATTTTTTTTGATGATCACAGCCGGGCCACCGTGATCGAAAGGATCAATGAGAAAAAGTGGCTGTTGACCTTTAACACAGCCCTTCCGTTCGATCTTTTTCTCCAGCGGTACGGCAAGGCGCCGCTTCCACCTTATATAAAACGGGAAAAGAAAAACGCACAAATGCCGGAGGATCGAGACCGATATCAGACCATTTACGCCCGGTCGCCGGGTTCCATTGCCGCTCCGACGGCGGGGTTTCACTTCTCGGAGGCATTGTTCAAAACTCTGCGGGAACTTGAAATCGTCATCGCTCCCGTAACCCTGCATGTCGGCTTCGGCACCTTTACCCCGATCGAAACAGAGGACGTTGAAGATCACGTCATGGAGGTCGAATCTTTTTCAATTTCTCCGGAGTCATCGGATAAGATCAATTCCGCCGAGCGGGTCATCGCCGTCGGAACGACCTCTACCCGGGTCCTGGAATCGGCCGCGGATGAGCAGGGTCGGGTTCACCCCATGTCCGGCCAGTCCAGGCTCTTCATCTATCCCGGATACCGTTTCAAAAGGGTACAGGCCCTCCTGACGAACTTCCATCTTCCCAAATCCTCTCTTTTCCTGCTGGCCTGCGCCTTTGCCGGCAAAGACCGGATCCAGCAGGCTTATGCGACGGCCATTCAGGAAGAATACCGCTTTTACAGTTACGGCGACTGCATGCTGATCATTTAG
- the tgt gene encoding tRNA guanosine(34) transglycosylase Tgt: MPPLKQHFRILNTDPGSAARLGLLSTVHGEVHTPAFMPVGTQGTVKALTPDTVKSLGAEIILCNTYHLYLRPGHRLIESLGGLHRFMNWPGPILTDSGGFQVYSLGKLRKVTREGVIFQSHIDGSRHKITPELAIEIQEALNTDIMMCLDECTPWPAGFQEAESSLSLTLSWAERSRKARTNSSSQALYGIIQGGMYLELRRRAVEAITAMDFDGYALGGVSVGEPKPLMEQIVSETAPLLPEDRPHYLMGVGTPEDIVRAVDCGIDLFDCVMPTRCARHGLLFTNAEKVVIKNARYREDNGPLDSDCDCYTCRNFSRAYLRHLYVAGEILAMTLNTLHNIRYYMRLMEQIRSAIGRGQYAAFKTRFLKDRRMSEA; the protein is encoded by the coding sequence ATGCCTCCTTTAAAACAACATTTCAGGATACTGAATACTGACCCGGGATCGGCGGCACGGCTGGGTCTGCTGTCGACGGTTCATGGCGAAGTCCACACCCCGGCATTCATGCCCGTGGGAACGCAGGGAACGGTTAAAGCCCTGACCCCGGACACGGTGAAATCCCTGGGGGCGGAGATAATCCTCTGCAATACCTACCATCTTTATCTGAGACCCGGCCACCGGCTGATTGAGTCCCTGGGCGGACTGCATCGCTTCATGAACTGGCCGGGCCCTATCTTAACGGACAGCGGTGGCTTTCAGGTTTACAGTCTGGGAAAACTGCGGAAAGTAACCCGGGAAGGGGTGATTTTTCAATCCCATATCGACGGCTCCCGGCATAAAATCACCCCGGAACTTGCCATTGAAATTCAGGAAGCCTTGAACACGGATATCATGATGTGTCTGGATGAATGCACCCCCTGGCCGGCCGGTTTTCAGGAAGCGGAATCTTCCCTTTCCCTGACGCTGTCCTGGGCCGAGCGAAGCCGGAAGGCCAGGACTAATTCTTCTTCCCAAGCCCTCTACGGAATCATTCAGGGAGGAATGTATCTGGAATTGAGAAGACGCGCCGTGGAAGCAATAACGGCTATGGATTTCGACGGCTATGCCCTGGGAGGAGTCAGTGTGGGCGAACCCAAACCCCTGATGGAACAGATCGTCAGTGAAACGGCTCCCCTTCTTCCGGAGGATCGTCCTCATTATCTCATGGGTGTGGGAACGCCGGAGGATATCGTCCGGGCCGTGGACTGCGGAATCGATCTGTTCGACTGCGTCATGCCCACCCGATGCGCCAGGCACGGTTTATTGTTTACAAATGCTGAAAAGGTTGTTATAAAAAACGCCCGTTATCGGGAAGACAACGGGCCTCTGGACAGCGATTGCGATTGTTATACCTGCCGGAACTTCTCGCGGGCCTACCTGAGGCATTTATATGTGGCCGGCGAAATCCTGGCCATGACCTTGAACACTCTTCACAACATCCGCTATTATATGCGCCTTATGGAGCAGATTCGGAGCGCCATAGGACGCGGTCAATACGCGGCTTTTAAAACCCGGTTTCTAAAAGACCGTCGAATGTCGGAAGCCTGA